The proteins below come from a single Garra rufa chromosome 25, GarRuf1.0, whole genome shotgun sequence genomic window:
- the LOC141301346 gene encoding zinc-alpha-2-glycoprotein-like, translated as MVKYMTVTLILLLSIPAVMSKGSHSLSLHSAYIKGKTSFPEYSYTVMLDDVVVGHFNSKTWTYVPRGNTTDEDDVIDPQHIRTISKYMYDDFVYKWIVLDGGNLTDSLQVHQKMVLCELLNNDKPGQMITRSSSKGFTTDELCYLDGKFTYQGTSYIPQQELQPHLQLSMWRHENLYYPACIKTLKNYLKKRTNQVNRKLKPRLKLIQKANSDGGFRVSCLATGFYPRHINLTLFRDGQPIADHEITGGDLLPNADGTYQTRKTLEISAVKHKYTCSATHLSLDNKLDINLEFDPGEPLKLVIPSVLIILTLFLVLGTGVIIYKCRRRQAGSTKTEVNDDPTRRDRLVPTSGLHAPGLKHVPCTNPCTGHRHWETHHSGRIHPAP; from the exons ATGGTTAAATATATGACTGTAACTCTGATCCTGCTGCTGTCAATTCCAGCTGTTATGTCCAAAG gTTCACATTCTCTGAgtttgcattcagcatacattaaAGGAAAAACATCATTTCCTGAATATAGTTACACGGTTATGTTGGATGATGTTGTAGTAGGACACTTTAATTCAAAGACATGGACATATGTTCCAAGAGGAAATACTACAGATGAAGATGATGTGATTGATCCACAACATATCCGCACCATAAGTAAATATATGTATGATGATTTTGTGTACAAATGGATTGTACTCGACGGGGGTAACCTTACAGACA GTCTTCAGGTTCATCAAAAGATGGTTCTGTGTGAACTGCTGAACAATGACAAGCCAGGACAAATGATCACCAGGAGTTCTTCCAAGGGCTTCACCACAGATGAACTCTGTTATCTCGATGGCAAGTTTACTTATCAAGGAACTTCATATATCCCACAGCAAGAGCTCCAACCTCATCTGCAACTATCCATGTGGCGTCATGAGAATTTGTACTACCCAGCTTGTATTAAAACTCTGAAAAATTACCTCAAGAAGAGAACAAATCAAGTTAACAGAAAAT TAAAACCAAGACTTAAATTAATCCAGAAAGCAAACTCAGATGGAGGGTTTCGTGTGAGTTGTTTGGCAACAGGATTTTACCCTCGTCACATCAACCTGACCCTGTTCAGAGACGGGCAGCCTATAGCTGATCATGAGATCACTGGAGGAGATCTGCTGCCCAATGCTGACGGGACGTACCAGACGAGGAAGACCCTGGAGATCAGTGCAGTGAAACACAAATACACCTGCTCTGCCACACACCTCAGTCTGGACAACAAACTGGACATTAATTTGG AATTTGATCCAGGTGAACCATTGAAATTAGTAATTCCTTCAGTTCTGATAATTTTGACTCTTTTCTTGGTGCTTGGGACTGGAGTCATCATATATAAATGCAGAAGGAGACAAGCAGGTAGTACAAAAACTGAAGTGAATGATGATCCA ACtcgccgtgaccgcttggtccccacttccgggttgcacgCTCCGGGGTTAAAGCACGTCCCTTGCACCAACCCCTGCACCGGCCACCGTCACTGGGAAACACACCATTCAGGAAGAATCCACCCTGCACCGTGA